The Miscanthus floridulus cultivar M001 chromosome 17, ASM1932011v1, whole genome shotgun sequence genome has a window encoding:
- the LOC136518987 gene encoding uncharacterized protein gives MSGVLMDVFAELVTWTLSFSPVKIESFEPATVMQSVVTRAHHDFVCYVCSCINGLRLARWEIALFKRSQFRSFVACANAFAKLCTIFRNLVMVDKRYSSLGIILIILLIFIVSLFVIVSRKGHMERDDNDANKADDGIIATTTKADGRERGEAGQGEEEIKTKGHTEKKVVRGEEEESKGDGFGDISVEGPSRTEDHTGKKKLRGEEKERGEVGHEEEEVASPSHDNFVLSNVNEIEIKGYHTGKKEVRGGGGEEEKRRDLLLMVLLHSMLLCFMRYFRNMEMTNCLLFLSCSLGELTLMMERLSSEFDVAPAFEVIHRAFLVMGLMTAHTMAAELLGEYVLLVCMPELVAALAWLTIYLGSCDDGAAACAVRTVKAVVRKAELPLLCLVGILASIIVTDTDEAEEATDLLWGNMSSAIVAVLSSVILPSLCMLVLRQWQGQTTAAPSSSELEGAVLSLCRDVPCKALIIFFLAKQMLLADTLVVPLMFSVFSLILLLAASMYARAHGLHGLRVRAAGRGEKRD, from the coding sequence ATGTCAGGAGTACTCATGGATGTCTTCGCGGAACTTGTCACATGGACCCTCAGTTTTTCCCCCGTGAAAATAGAGAGTTTTGAACCTGCTACGGTGATGCAGTCTGTTGTTACTCGTGCTCATCATGATTTTGTCTGCTATGTGTGTTCGTGCATAAATGGATTGAGACTTGCCCGTTGGGAAATAGCTCTATTCAAGCGGAGCCAATTTCGCAGCTTTGTTGCATGTGCCAATGCTTTTGCTAAGTTATGCACAATTTTTAGAAATTTAGTTATGGTAGATAAAAGGTATAGCAGTCTGGGCATCATTCTCATCATCTTGCTGATTTTCATCGTTTCATTGTTCGTAATAGTCTCTCGAAAGGGTCACATGGAGCGTGATGATAATGATGCTAACAAGGCTGATGATGGTATTATTGCCACTACTACCAAAGCTGATGGCAGAGAAAGAGGGGAGGCTGGACAGGGGGAAGAAGAAATTAAAACTAAGGGTCACACAGAAAAGAAGGTAGTgaggggagaagaagaagaatccaAAGGTGATGGCTTCGGAGACATCAGTGTGGAGGGGCCTAGTAGGACTGAGGATCACACAGGGAAGAAGAAACTGAGGGGAGAAGAAAAAGAGAGAGGGGAGGTTGGACATGAGGAGGAAGAAGTAGCTAGCCCTTCCCATGACAATTTTGTGCTCTCGAATGTTAATGAAATTGAAATTAAGGGTTATCACACAGGGAAGAAGGAagtgaggggaggaggaggagaagaagaaaagaGACGGGATCTGTTATTGATGGTGCTACTGCACTCCATGTTACTATGCTTCATGAGATATTTTAGGAACATGGAGATGACAAATTGCCTCCTCTTCCTCAGCTGCTCCCTGGGTGAGCTTACACTGATGATGGAGAGGCTTTCTTCAGAATTCGATGTAGCGCCGGCATTTGAGGTTATCCACAGGGCCTTTCTCGTGATGGGGCTGATGACAGCGCACACCATGGCAGCGGAACTGCTGGGTGAATACGTGCTGCTTGTTTGCATGCCGGAGCTTGTTGCAGCACTAGCTTGGCTCACCATCTACCTTGGCAGCTGTGACGACGGCGCTGCTGCTTGTGCCGTACGCACCGTCAAGGCAGTGGTCCGCAAAGCTGAGCTCCCACTCCTCTGTCTTGTAGGTATCCTTGCATCTATTATTGTCACAGACACAGATGAGGCGGAAGAGGCGACGGATCTGCTTTGGGGCAACATGTCATCAGCCATTGTTGCTGTTCTCTCTTCGGTGATTCTGCCATCCCTTTGTATGTTGGTGCTGCGTCAGTGGCAGGGGCAAACTACAGCTGCGCCATCGTCCTCAGAGTTGGAGGGAGCGGTGTTAAGCTTGTGCCGAGATGTTCCGTGCAAAGCATtgattatatttttcttagctaagcAAATGCTTCTAGCAGATACACTTGTTGTGCCTCTTATGTTTTCTGTTTTCAGTTTGATTTTATTATTAGCCGCAAGCATGTATGCACGAGCTCATGGATTGCATGGCCTCCGTGTGCGTGCTGCGGGGCGTGGCGAGAAGCGAGATTAG